In the genome of Luteitalea pratensis, the window CAGCGCCTATTCCAGCGCATCCTTGGGGACCTGCAGTCCCCGCGAGAGGCCCTCCGCCGGGAAGGTCGTTCCCTGACCGGCCGTCGTAGCTACCGCTACCGCGTCCATTCCGTGGCGGCGAGAGATGCGCTTGCGACAGCCGCGGTCAGCGACTACGTGATCCACGCAGAACGGTACGGCATCCCACAAGCTCGTCATCGAGTCTTCCTGATCGGCGTTCGCGAAGACCTCGACGGAGTCCTTCCCACACTGGCTCTGAAGCCGCACTCAACGGCCGCCGATGTGCTCGAAGGCCTGCCTAGAGTTCGCAGCGGTCTCTCCGGCGGCCACGACAGCCCCGAGAAATGGCTGGCCGCTGTCGAGGCTGCACTCGACACCTCATGGCTCCGGTGGTTGCGACGGGGGGAGACAGTCGCGGTGGCGGACTACCTGGCGGATCGACTCACGAAGCTTCGGTCGCCTCGTCTTGACCGAGGCCGACCGTTCATCGAGGGAAGCTTCCAGCCTCGGTTCGAGCAAGAGTGGTTCTTGGACCCTCGCCTCGGCGGCATCGTCCAGCACGAGACGCGCGGACACAGATCTGACGACCTGCAGCGGTACCTGTTCGTTTCCGCCTTTGGTCATGTCCTGCACCGCTCGCCCCGGCTCCAGGAGTTCCCGCGAGAGCTGCTGCCGGCGCATCGAAATGTCCACGACGCGATGAACAGCGGCCACGGCGCCGGTGGCCGAATCCAGGATCCGGACTTCCACTTTGATGACCGCTTTCGAGTTCAGGTCAGGAACAGACCGTCGACCACGATCACCAGCCACATCGCAAAGGATGGGCACTACTACATTCACTACGACCCGACGCAGTGCCGAAGTCTGACAATGAGGGAGGCTGCGAGGCTTCAGACATTCCCGGACAACTACTACTTCTGCGGGAACAGGACCTCTGGCTACGGGCAGATTGGAAACGCCGTACCACCGCTGTTGGCACGGCAGGTCGCCGGCTCCGTTCTCAGTGTGCTTGATGACTGACGTGGCAGCCAGACCAGACCTTGACAGCTCGCCGTCAGCGCATCGCAGTTGGAACATGTCCCGGATCAAATCTGGCGACACAAAGCCTGAGATTGCCGTCCGATCGATCCTGCATAAGCTGGGCTACAGATTCCGGCTTCACGACCGGAGTCTTCCTGGTCGACCGGACATAGTCCTGAAACGGCACCGCGTCGTTGTTTTTGTGCACGGTTGTTTCTGGCATCGACATCGTGGTTGCCCGTTCGCCTATACGCCTAAGAGCAATGTCCCGTTCTGGACGGCCAAGTTCACCGACAACGTTGCCCGCGACCAAGTGTCGACTCGCCAACTGCGCCGCGACGGCTGGAGGGTCCTTGTGGTCTGGGAGTGCCGCCTGCGGCACCCGTCGCGCCTGCGAAGCGACATCCAGCGCTTTTTCCGGTCCGTCAAGTCCGCTCAAGATCCGCGGACTTCGCAGCCCTGACGCGGCGAGGACGACAGCCCAGCGTTGATGGCCACCGACGGCGGACAGATGGCCGACTACATGAAGCGCTTGAACTCTGCCGGCATCATCTGCCGTATAGCCAGCATCTTCATCGCGTAGAGGTCCCACGTCAGATCAAACTGGTTCAGGATGTCAGCGAAGCGCCTCGCGCTGCCTGGGCCGCTTCCAGCCGCTCCTCTCTTCACCCTCTGAGTTGCCGGATCAACGTACAGGTCCGTCGCGAGCTCCATCGCTGCCTTGTTTGTGACGATCTCCTGCCGCGAGGTCAGCTGCTCCGCAAGCTCGCCCAGCTTGTCGACGGGCCCCGCCAACACGGCGAAAGCGCGCCAAGGGGCGTCTCGGTGAGCACGGTACACTGTGTAGGGCCCCGCCAAGAGATGTCTGTAATACTTGCGATAGTCGTCGACGGCCGGAATGTAGCGCGCCTGTTCGTCAGGTTTGCGGCGGCCCTCTTCGTCAGGCGGGCACACCTGATCGAAATAGAAGAGGGTTAGCCAAGTCCACAGCGAGACGTCGCGTTCAACGCTCTTGAGGCCGGAATCGGTCAGCTTCGAATCCAGATACTTTGCCAGCTCGAACCTGTTCTCGAACGTCGTCACCGTGACCTCGATGGCGACTTCCAGCGGGCTCGACATCTCATCGTTGTCCAGGAGCCAGGCCGGGACTCCCTGAGGAGTGGGCGTATTCAATGAATCCAGAAAAGCGGTGAACTGTTCGATTCCCCTTACCGTTAGGCGGCGGACCTTCATGACTCTGAGCCTCCAGACCAGTGGGCGCCAAACCGCGCCTTCATGCCATGCATGCGCGCGAACGCCGCTACTGACGCGTTGATCCAATCCTCGAACGAGTCCTTCTCTTCTTCCGCGGGAACCTCGGAACTGCCCGGCAGCGCCGCGGCGAATCGCAGCCACCGAGCCTGCCAGTCGTCCGGATCGTCTGTATCGAAGTACTTCTCGACCCAGAGGACGCGTGTGAGGATCTCGCGCAGCGCCTGCGGCAGAGCCATGCAGACAAAGAACGGGCTGTGAGCGAGAGCACGCCAGTCGCCGAACTGGTTGTTGATAAGGAGCAGCGGCCGGTTGCTGAAGTCCACTCGGAACACTTCTTCACCGAGGTCGGCCGGCTTAATCGGGAGGAGTGGTTCGCGAGTCACCTCGCCATTCGCTTTTCTGTGGATTGGCGAGATCTGGTCAGCCTCGGCAAGGAGCCGGCCCTCCGGATCGCTCGTTGCCGTGACACGGACTCTGAACAAAATCCCTTCGCGCGCGTCGAACTCTGTCAGGAGTAAATCGCCAGGCACCTTGATGGCGCCCACCGTTCCGAAGTCGAATCGCATCCAGTTCGTCTGGCGGTACGCTTCGACGAACACTCTGGCTTCAGACGGCAGGCCGTACGACGTCAACGAGAGGCCTGCGAAAAAGCGCAGTGGGGCCTCCTCGATGCGCACGTTCGTGTCAGAACGCTCGAGGGCCTTACGCCCAGTGTAGTTGTACCGCCTAATCACCGGCGTCTCCCTTCACCACACCACGGACGACGAGATCACGGTTCTCGTCGAAGCCGCTGACCGTCAGACTGAAATCCTTGTCTTGAATCGCAACGAGGACTCGGTTGTTCTCGGCCTCGACGATGTCCAGTCCCTTCCTGTCGAGCTTGATAGGAGACTTGTCGAGCCTGAAATCGGCAGCTCGGTAGCGGGACATCGCGTTTCCGCGTCGGACGTCGTAAGCAGCCCGCAGCTCGATACGGGACGGAATTGGCGCACCAGGCTCGCCGGGCGTTACCGAGAATCCCCCCTTGACTCGGTTGATCCGGAAGCGGGACGGCGTCGGCGGTGGTGGAGGCGGTGGAGGCGGTGGAGGCGGTGGAGGGGGTGGAGGGGGTGGCGGCTCCTTGTCCTTATCGTTCTTCCCGGGCCCCTTGTCCTTCTTCCCGTCGCCGCCAGACGGCAGGTTGAAAAAGTCGATTAAAAGCGTCGGATCGATCTCCTGCTCATTCCCGACAATGGCTTGCTGAATCGCGGACACGGCGCCAGTGACGAACGTGATGTACGACTTGCCGTACTTGTACTTCCCCTTGAAGTGCGAGCTGTCGTGTTGCCACTGCGTGTGCGCCGGGTTCTCGGAATCACCGAGCAACGTGGCAAGGGGAGAGTCCTTGATGACCACAAGCGCCCGTGTCCCGCGGTTGCGGCGCGTGGGACGAACGTCCGAAATGATGATGCCGTCGCGAATGAAGACGGGGCGGCCATCATCATCGGCATCGTCGCGGACCATGTAGATGTCGAAGAACGCAGGTGCCGGCGTCGAGTCCTTCAGGCTGACACTCATGTGAATCCGAAATGCCAATCGGTCGCCCGCGTGAAGGCGTGGTCTGAGTGCCGCGATCAGCTCTTTGGGAAGTTCCACATCCTCCCATTTGTACGAGTTCCTCGGTTCGGGAACGCTGATCTCGTTCATGTTGGAGGAATCGAGCGCAATAGCCCATTTTGTCAGGTCAAGCGTGGGCACAAGTTCACGAGCCAGTGCCGGATCCGTCGCGGCAAGCGTCGCTTCCAAAGTCGCCGCACTCAAGCTGACCGTCTCTGAGGGCGACTCCACATCGACGATCAGGTCTCCGCTCAAAATCGCGTAGAAGTAGTCTCGCGCGGACGCGGCGACGAGGTGTTTAAACTCGATCTCGCTGTCGTACCAGGGCACGACGACGGACAGTCCAGGCCGCTCTCCTCGTTGCAGCTTGAAGTCGCTGCAGAAATCGTCAACCAGCTGAGGATCCTCGAACGGCATCGACAGGCCGTCCTCGTCTAAACCGAGCGAGCCGTCAGGCTTGTAGTACTTGTCGCCAATGAGATGAGACTTGAGGACCGCCTGTCCCATGAACAGCCGGCGCTTGTCGGCACGCGCGGTCACAGCAAGAAAGGAATTGATGCGGCTCGAACGAGGGAAGACGTATTTGCCGATGCCCCAGCGACCCCGCTGCTGATCGGTTTTCGCGGATTTTCCCTCGGTACGGAAGAAGTAGTAGAAATGGTTCTTCTGGCCCGGGACCTCCTGGCTTTGCCCGGGATCGCCTTCGAGGCCTCGCGTCGAGAAGTCCTCGCAGACCAGGAACGGACAGCCGTCCGCCGGTCCAGGGATGTCGCGCAGTCCGTTTCCCTCCGCGCCGAGGTGCTGCCAGGAGCCGTTCATGTAGAACGCCATGCGCGTCGAGGGAATTGCGCCGTTCTGGCCCGAGATGTAAAAGCGAACACGAACCGGCTTGGCAGTGCCGGCATCGAGCGAGTTCTGGACTGCCTCCCGGACGAACGCCTCGGCCGGATTTTTGATGGCGTCAGTCGAGAAGAACTCGCCTTGGATCGGGTCGCGGACCTTGTCTCCCCGTGACCAAGTCTTGAAGTCCCACTTCAGCGTCACCGGTTGCTCCTCCTGGCCAGACACATTGCCTACAGCCCTTGGGCTGGAAGCTCGATCAGGGCCTTCTCTATATCGGTTTCGAACGTTGCCGCCTTGATGAGCGAGTAGCCCTGCCGGCCGTGTTGCTTCACTAGGTCAGCGGATCGAAGCCACGCGAGCCAGGCGTACGCCTGGTATCCGGGCACGTTGTTGGCAGCAAGAGAGCGTTCCAACGTGTCCATCGTGAACAACTTCCGCGCCCTACTTGCATCCAGCAGTGCTTGCCGTAACGCGACGAGCAGGCTGTGCGGTGCGCGGTGCTGATATTCCTTGCGTCCGGCTTTCGACCACCCGATCTTCACGAGTTCGTCGCCCCGACGCATGAACCGCGGG includes:
- a CDS encoding DNA cytosine methyltransferase, with amino-acid sequence MVRAGRSSIPVIDLFAGPGGLGEGFSAFHREDGKAPFRIRLSIEANPVAHQTLRFRAFFRSFRDGAVPGEYYDVLRGLRSPRDVFDCYPEQAELADREAWYATLGATRRADVNSRIEACVADASHWVLIGGPPCQAYSLAGRSRNAGKDNYVPEEDDRQLLYVEYLQVIADHWPSVFVMENVKGLLSASLNQQRLFQRILGDLQSPREALRREGRSLTGRRSYRYRVHSVAARDALATAAVSDYVIHAERYGIPQARHRVFLIGVREDLDGVLPTLALKPHSTAADVLEGLPRVRSGLSGGHDSPEKWLAAVEAALDTSWLRWLRRGETVAVADYLADRLTKLRSPRLDRGRPFIEGSFQPRFEQEWFLDPRLGGIVQHETRGHRSDDLQRYLFVSAFGHVLHRSPRLQEFPRELLPAHRNVHDAMNSGHGAGGRIQDPDFHFDDRFRVQVRNRPSTTITSHIAKDGHYYIHYDPTQCRSLTMREAARLQTFPDNYYFCGNRTSGYGQIGNAVPPLLARQVAGSVLSVLDD
- a CDS encoding very short patch repair endonuclease → MSRIKSGDTKPEIAVRSILHKLGYRFRLHDRSLPGRPDIVLKRHRVVVFVHGCFWHRHRGCPFAYTPKSNVPFWTAKFTDNVARDQVSTRQLRRDGWRVLVVWECRLRHPSRLRSDIQRFFRSVKSAQDPRTSQP